The Candidatus Flexicrinis proximus genomic interval GCACGAGGTTGATCAGGTTCGCTGCGGTGCGGCTATACTCATCGCCCGAAGCGGCGTTCCTGTCGGCTGAGTGAGTGCAGACAGAGCCAACGCGAGACCTGCAAAGGCGATTGTAAAGACGATAAACCAGCGGTTGCATCGCATCATGGGCTCTTTCTGTCAGTGATGGTCCGCACGTTGACAAATTCAATCATGATCTTCTCCCCGTACCACAAGTTCACCTTCTGATCAGATCAAAAGTCTTCGACCGGGATGTTCGCGAGTTCCAGCGAACGCAAGGGAGCAATTTTGCCGGTCAGATTGACCTGAACGTACACGCTGCGTCCATTCGGCATTGTAGATAGCCGTGTTCGCTAAGGACTTTTAGCGTGTCTGCCGTGCGATGGGTCCCCACCCAGATCCGCAGCCAGCCCGGTGCAGCCCGAGTTTCCCCGCCAGGCTACGGGGTCGGCACTCCAGCGCCAAACGTCCCTGATCCAGCACAAGCACGCGGCTCCTAAGGAGACGACCTCCGTCGATGCGGTGCGACGAGAAGACAATCGTCTTCCCGAGTGATTGAGCATTTGGACGGGTGTATAAAATCCGCTGTGCCTGCACATCGAGATCGCCGTCGGCTCATCCAGAACCAACACCGGGGTCGGCAAGCAAAGCGACCGTAAGCGCCAAACGCTGCTTCATGCCACCAGACAGCATGTTTACCCGTTTGTCGCGATGGACTGTCCGATGCATCTGCTCCAGCAGGTTGTTCACACGATCACAATGAGTCCTCTTGAGGCGCGCAGAGGAAGCGCAGAGTCTCCAAAACGGACATATCGTAGAAGACGGCTTCCTGTGGCACATAGCCGATCGCAGCGCGCCGCCTTTGCCGTTATGGCCGACGTCGATGCCATTGACGACTCAGTTCGCCCTCGAACCCTGAACACCAAGGGAGACAGCGCAAGGTCGTGGTCTTGCCTGCGCCATTTGCGCCCCATAGCGCCACAGATTCCCCGGCTTCAATAGTGAATGAAACGTTATTCAGCGCGGCGACTTTTCCATACCGTTTTGTCAGGTCCTTCGCAGTGATCATCATGATCTCTTTCCGGTTTAGGGCTGGCCTTGCTGGCTCGTTGATGTTTCGGTATGGCTGCCCCCGGAAACCAGAGCCACGCAAAGCGTAAATACAAGTGCCGACACCAACAGTCAGCAGCAGCAGCGTTACCGCAACGACGGGAAGCGAACTCGGCTGTGACCCTCTCCGACATTCCGATCGGCATGGTGAAATTCATCCTTGGGGCTTCATCGATAACCTAGGGGTCCGGACGCAGTGAGGGAAATGCGGATGCCGCAAAGTCGATAGCCTGACTCGCTGGACTGAAGGTAGAACAACCTGAGGATAGGTTCACTGTCTACAAGACTCTCAAACAGTTTCTCGGCGCGGAATGGCATGTCGCCGACTCCATCGCCGTCGCGATCGTAGCCCACATAATTGCCGCAGTAATTCCCAATGCCGTCTTTGTTCCAGAGGTTCCCCAACAGATTGCCGCGCCCCTGGACACCGATCTGCTGATAGTTTTCGAGGAAGGTGTTGTACTGGAAGATGTTGCGCTTGACCGACGGCAGGCCGATCAGCCCCACATCGTTATAGGCGATGAAATTCCGGCTGAAAGTGTTATATTGGTCGTAAAGCGAAGGAGAGTTATCGAGGTAGATTGCGGCAACGTTACCAACAAACGCGTTGTCGCTGACTTGCGCGTAATCCATATCTTTCAGCGCATTCCATAGCCACTGGCTCCACGATTATCGACGATCTGATTTCGGTCATAATCAGCTCCTGCGGAATACATCATGTAGCGCCGACCGCATTGTGCTCGATGATGTTGTCCTCGACCACAGCGTTCTCGTTATACATGAAGTGCAGACCGTACCGGTTGTGGTGAATATAGTTGTCGCGGATCGTGATGTTGTCGGCATACCAGATCAGAATATCGCGCGCGAACGATATCTCGTTGCCTGCGAGTTGGACGTCATTGCTGTACCAGACCCGGATGCCATCACCGCGCATGCTGTCTTCCAGCTGCTTACCCTGAATAATGTTGTTCTCGGCGAAGTCCACCAGACGCGTCCGCGAAATAAATGCCGAACATCACATCGGTCAGCAAATTGTCGCGAACCGTGACTTGCGTACCCTGAACGACGATACTGGTGTCCTCGTGGGCAAAGACTTTGCCCGCTGCCACGCAGAGTGAAACCGCTAAAGACGACCTGCGGTGCGTTAATCAATACCAGGCTGCCCACGCCGTGACCATCGATGACCGGATCATCGATCCCAATGAGCGAGACGGTCTTGTCCAACTCCAGTGGTGCCGTATGAATGCCCCGTGTACCTCGATGATGTCTCCTGCATTTGCCACGGCCAGGGCCGCCTCTATCGTTGTATATAGTCCATCTTCTGCAACGACAAGGATGGCCTGTGCCTGCAGCGGCACTTGCAGGACGCTCAGCAGGATTGCCAGGGGTTGGCAGAAGTATCGCGCGGATGACAACTTCAATTCGGCGCATGATCGGCTCGTCTCGTCATTTCGGTTTGGGTGTCCTGCTCGCCAGTTTCATGAGCAAAGCAGCAGCGATCAGGACACTTCCTGCAGTAATGATGAGCCAACCGGTATCGACATGTGCGACTGTCTTGAACTGCCCGATCACGCCCTCACCAAGGATGGGCGGCGTAAAAGGCTGAATCGAACTGGACAGCGGCGCATAGGGATCAAGATTCTGCCCGTAATGGTTCATCCAGAAGGCAAGGTCGGCCAGGAACACGAATGGAAACGACAGCGCCGGCGAGTCAGCAGCCACGTCCAGCGCCTCGACCAGAACGCCGCAATTCCCAGAAAGGCCACCATGATTGCGACCGCCGGGATTGCGATCGATCGCTCCAAGCTGGCAGCTTCATAAAGAGACTTCATGCCGATGTAATGGTTCAGGCCGTCGATTTCGCGCACTTCGTCAAGTTTGGGATCTTCGTCACCGGTCATATAGTTGACGAAGACGCGCATTTCCAGCCCTCGGGATATTGCGGCGCTTCCAGCACCAGCCCCAGTAGGGAAATCCGATCGAGACAACGAGCAGGACGGCGGCCACCAGAAAGAAACCGGCAGGCAGCAGTTTGCGCAGACGGCGTGATGATGTCAAACCACTGTCCTTTGCATTTCTCGTTCCCGATGGAGATATCGCATTTGTGGTCATATCAGACCTCTCTTATCTGGCGGGGATTAGGTGGCAGGGCGATCGCTCTGCCACCTAAGTTGACTCGCTGGCGCCGTTACGGCTTCACCATCATGTAGCCCATCATTTCGAGATGTAGGGCTGAGCAGAACTCGGTACAGTAGAAGCTGAACACACCGGCGCGGTTGGCATCAAACTCGAAAGTAATTGATTCGCCGGGCTCGATGCTCAGGTTGATGTTGTAGAACGGGATAGCGAACCCGTGGGTTGCGTCGCGTGCACGTTCGACATTGGTGATCGTCCACGTCACATGGTCACCGGCTTCGATTTCGATGTGCTCCGGAGTCATGTGGCTGCGCACCGCTGTCATCCGTACGGTGACGTTCTTGCCGTCTCGGGTTACGCCTTCGGTGCCTTGTGTGACAGCATTAGGGTCGACGGACTGCGTGACCGGATTCCAACCCACTTCAGGATAGACTTCCCAGGCATGAAGCTTGTCCGCCCTGATAATCTGGGCGTAGTGCGGCTCGGCACCGGTAATCGGCATGTCGTACAGAATCTGCGTCTGATCACCGGGCTGTGAGATGTCGATCAGTTGGAGATTCTGCGGAAGAAGCGGGCCTGTGCTTAGGAACCGGTCCACCGACCATTTATTCAGCGCAACCAGGAAGCGCCCGTCCGGCGTCGTGGTGTCGCCTTCAGCGGCGGCAAGATGTCCCACGTTGTACTGAACTGGCGTCTTGTTGATGAGTGTCCATCCATCCTGCGGGCGATACCCCTCCGCGCCGATGCTCCAGCGCGCCACCGCACTGTCGAGGAACAGGCTGGTGTATGCATAACCCTGGTCGTCATAAACCGTATGGAGCGGCCCAAGGCCCAATTCGACTTGTGCTTCCAACACGCTCTCGAGCGCCAGCACGGGTACTCCGAAGACATCGGTCTCCGCCGGACCAGCGGCAATCGCATCCTGGATTTTCTGGAAGCTGTAGACCGACACGTGTGGGTCAAGCTTGCCGCCGATGGTGATGAAATCACCCTTCGGGGTCACATCGGCCCCGTGCGGGCTGCGAGGTTCGGGTGCCAGATACAGCAGGTCATTCTCAATGGCAGTTTCGAGCGGGATCACCTGGAACCCGTTGACATCAACAGATCCACCAGCCTGGAACACTGCTTCTGCCGCATCCAGATTGATCATGTGCAGGTAATCGACTGCGCCGCGGCTAACTCCAGCTTCAAAAGGCGGATTGCCCTTCTCAATACCACCCGTCGCCATTTCCGCATTAAAAGAATTGCAGAACACCCAGCCTTCCGAAACAGCTTTGCCCGAGTCACACAGATCCTGCCAGTACGGCGGCAGTTCCATCGCAAAAGACTGGCTGAAGTCAATTCGGCCTGCATCCCGATCGAACTTCCAGAAGGTGATCATGCCGCTGTAGGCGGTCTGATAGTCCTCAATCGGCGCATACTCGCCGCCAAGTGGAAGTCCATACTGTCCGCCTTCCACGATGTACTCCGTGTTTGGAGTCACAAAAGTCCCACCGTGATCATTCATGAATGCGGGATTGTGGACAATCTGCTTGGTCTCAAAGTCCCGCAGGTCGATCACCGCTACGCGGCCGTTCGCCTTATCGCCGATGAACAGCCACTGTCCGTCATATTCGCCATTCGTTTCGCTCAAGGCCGGATGATGCGTATCGCCCCACAGGATTTCCTGTCCGTCGATATATCCTTGTTCCAGTATTTCGTTCCCGGCACCGTAGCCATAGCCCTGCCACGGTTCCGGCGCGAATACCGAGATCAGGCGCAGGAGGCGCATTGAAGGCATACCGATCGCCAGGACCTGACCGCCCTGACCGGCAGATGCGAACATGACATATTCATCAAGGACACCGCTGGGTGTGTAGGTCATCGCCGCGGCCCGCATGTCAGCCTCAGTCAGTCCACGCTGTTCAGCGATCGTCTGCCAATCCAGCCCGCTGCCTTGTGCGCTGCTGACCGCATCAGGTGCAACAGCGACCGCAACGAGCGCCAGAACTGCAATGAGAGACCCAATGAGAAGCAATTTCGAGGATATTCGTAGATTGGCCATGCGCGTTCCCGTCCCCTTAACTAAAGTAATTCGAAAAGACTGCTCGGTACTGCACGACGCAGCACTCATTCAGTCTCATCATGGAGCGGAACTGGAAAGCGAGATGTGACCCAGGTCACATGGGAGTTGCGGGGTTAGCGCGCTTCCTGAAGTGCAATCTTGCGTAGGGCGTCGGGGTTGTGAATCAGGATGCTGCTGCGAGAAAGCCGAATTAGGCCATCATCTTCGAACTTTCTGAAGACACGATAAACGACTTCGCGTGCTGTTCCCACCATCTCGGCGAATTCCTGCTGGGAGAGCAAACGGTCAAAGATGATCCCGTCATCATGGGGCGACCTTCTGCATCGGCAAGAATTGTCAGAACGATTGCAAGGCGTGATGCAACGTCGCGGAACGCCAAATCATGAACCAGCGTGACAAACTGCTTGAGCCGCCCCGTGATCAATTGGAGAAAGACATCCTGAAGATCGGCATGCTCGTCCAACAGCGACTGCAGAACATCCGGCGCCAGTTGAATGGTGGCAGCAGGTACGAGCGTTGTTGCCGAATAGGGGCTTGGCATGGCAGTTGAGAGCGATTTGGCACCTAGGCAATCTCCCGGCATCGGTAGTGCCAGAATCTGACACTTGTCTTTTGATTGACGATACAACTTAACTCGACCTGACAGAATCGCGAAGAGACCGGTGGGCGGATCACCCTGGCGATAGAGGTCTGCACCCGCCGGATACTCAACCAGCTGCGCCCTTTCCGCGATGCAGCGATGTGTTCGCGGGCTGAGTACCCTGAATAAGTGAATCCTGGATAACGTATCTGTGGGGACCATCTTACAGGCACCACTTTGATTACTTGTCATTACGTCAGCGTAGAGGAATAAGTACCGGTTTGATGTGACGTATATCACATCAGACTGATGAGGTTTGCCCGTCGCAGGCACAAGGATTGTGCAATGAGGCTGAGTTCAGAATGATGATTCGCCCCATCTCGTTCCTGATGGCGCCAACCTTTTCCAGTTCAAGCAAATGACGGGTAACAACTTCCCGCACTGTTCCCGAAAGTGCGGCCAGGCGTTCGTGGGTGAGCTCGACAACCGATGGTTCTGTCGCGAGGTCCGCATACTTGATAAGGCAGTCATTGATACGATCAGAAACAGTCCATACGCCGAGCACCTCAGTTACATGCGAAAGATGTTCCAGACGTTGACTGTAAATGTGAAGCAGCGCCTTGACTAAGTGAGGCTCGTGCTGTCGCAATTGTTGAAGGGCATCCTTCGGCAGGATGAACAAGGTGGTTTTGTCGAGGGCCTGAGCCGTAGCTGGGTTCGTCTCCATATCGAACAGGGGGCAGCCTCCAAAACACTTTCCCCTGTTCATCAGGCAAAGACCCTGAACGCGCCCGTTCAGCGACTGCTTGATGATCTTCACCCGTCCCTCGAAAACAAACCACAGGGACTCGGATTGATCGCCTTCTATAAATATAACCTGTCCGGGCGAATAGACCTGACGCAGCATGATGCTGGCCAGACCGTCAAGCTGCCCGTCTGTCATGTCCCTAAACGCTGGAACTTGCTGGAGTTCGTCTGCTTTGACAGGATGATTCATTGTCAGAGCCCAGCCCTCAGTCATTGTGACGGAAACGGGTGAGTTAGTTTTACCCTAACGCACTCCCTACCCAACACGTCCCGTCTTTCGAATGAAAAGATATATACAACATCTCGTCAGATCTGTCGATTCCCCAGCGCCAGCAGCCCAAGCTCGCCTACCATCGTCTGCCGAAAAGTGCTTGTCGCAGCGTCCGTCGCGGAGTATGTAAATGGTCCAGAGGGTCTACTTTTTCACTACACCTTGTGTCCAAAAGGCTCTGACGACGGATAATTGTTTCCCCGGAGGGAGTAATACTACGGATGGAGTTGCAGCCGCCCTTCGCATATCTCAGCGAAGTGGTGCAGCGCGTGCGGGACGGTAGCGTGATTGAGGGGCAAGCACAAACCGGCCGTGAGGCTGGCTAACGTTCGGTTTTCTTCCCGATAAGTGAACTCTACGGGCAGAAATCCGACCACGGAACGCCCCTCAGTCCCCCGCTTACTGAATTCCTCCAACGTATTGCATTCCCTCAGTACACGCAGGTTGCGCTACTGTTGACCTCCTAGCTGCAAGGATTGACTTTGCGGTGGGCCAAGAGAGGAAGTGACTCTCTCAACCCACCTCGGAGTATCGTCGCGGAGGTTAACGCACTCCTCTTCACAGGATAACACGGGGGCGTTGCGTCCAACTTTCGCCGATGGTTTCGCACAAACATCGTTCGGTGGAGGATGTAAGACATGACTCGAGTTTTCGTTTTTACCAATCACAAAGGGGGAGTCGGAAAATCGACATCCGCCACAAATTGCGCGCTCGGCATCGTCTCGATGCTGCGGCATGCAAGCGCGGCCAATTCACGCGTGCTGCTGATCGATACTGACAGCCAGGCGCATGCCACACTGGTGACGACTGGCACCAAGAACTACGGCGCCGACGACAGCCTGTATACCGTGCTGATGGCCGACCGGCCGAGCGCGGCACAGACGCTGCTCAAGTGCATCATACCGTCCACCTGGGACGAAAGTCTGCACGTCCTCCCGGCCTCCCTGATGCTTGAAGGCGCCGAGCGCGAGCTGATGGGCCTCGCCGGCGCGCCTTACCGCCTGGCCGACCCCCTCAACCAGATCGCCAGCCGCTACGCCGCGATCGTGATCGACACACGGCCGTCTTTCTCGTTGATGACCGAGATGGGGTTGATCGCTGCCACCGATGCCATTGTGCCGGTCGAGCCGCGCTACCTCGAAACGGTTGGCCTGATGAGCGTGATCGGCAAGATCAACGACATTCGCGACGGCTGGCGTCAGCCGAACCTGCGCGTCAGCGGCATCCTCGTCACGAAAATGAACTGCCGCGTGCGCGGCCACAACCACCTGCTCGACGAACTCAAAGCCCACAGCGTGCTCGGCAAGCTGCTGATCGGCGTTGTGCCAGCCAACGAAGCGGTCTCCTACTCGCACCAGAACCACCAGAGCATTTTTGACTACGATCCGAAAGCGCCGGCGAGCAAAGCCTACATGAACGTGGTGGCGAAGCTCGTCCAGATGATCCTGACGGGCGGTGCATGATGACTAACAACAAAGGTATGGTGCACAAGAATCAACCCACCCGAATCGACGAGTTGCTCAACAGTGTGACCGAAGACATGATGACCCACGTCCCGCAGCAGTTCAGAGATGATGCACTGCGCGTCGAACGGCTGCTGCTGGAAGTGGTGCGTCCAGATCCGGTGCAGCCGCGCCGCGTGCTTCCCGAACACCTGCACTTTGACTTTCATGCCGGACGGCGGACGCCGACCCAGGCGCTACGCGGCCTGGTGCAGATCGTGCAGATTTCGGCGCGTCAGCGTGGACGCCCGTTCACCAATGTACTGGAACTGCTGCCCAATCCGGATGCCGAGGAAGACGACGCGAATGCTGCGCTGTCGCCCGAAGAACAGCTGCTGCACGATCTGGTCAACTTGGCTGTGACGATCCGCGACGACGGACAGGTCAATCCGCTGACGGTGGTCAATGTGTCGCACGGTGTGGTACAGCAGTTTCGGATCGAGACCGGCGAGCGGCGCTACTGGGCGACGTGGCTGCTGCGCGACTTCATCCCGAACTACGCGGGCGACGGCATGATTCCATGCATTGTCATCCCGGCGGAA includes:
- a CDS encoding Crp/Fnr family transcriptional regulator → MNHPVKADELQQVPAFRDMTDGQLDGLASIMLRQVYSPGQVIFIEGDQSESLWFVFEGRVKIIKQSLNGRVQGLCLMNRGKCFGGCPLFDMETNPATAQALDKTTLFILPKDALQQLRQHEPHLVKALLHIYSQRLEHLSHVTEVLGVWTVSDRINDCLIKYADLATEPSVVELTHERLAALSGTVREVVTRHLLELEKVGAIRNEMGRIIILNSASLHNPCACDGQTSSV
- a CDS encoding ParA family protein → MTRVFVFTNHKGGVGKSTSATNCALGIVSMLRHASAANSRVLLIDTDSQAHATLVTTGTKNYGADDSLYTVLMADRPSAAQTLLKCIIPSTWDESLHVLPASLMLEGAERELMGLAGAPYRLADPLNQIASRYAAIVIDTRPSFSLMTEMGLIAATDAIVPVEPRYLETVGLMSVIGKINDIRDGWRQPNLRVSGILVTKMNCRVRGHNHLLDELKAHSVLGKLLIGVVPANEAVSYSHQNHQSIFDYDPKAPASKAYMNVVAKLVQMILTGGA
- a CDS encoding Crp/Fnr family transcriptional regulator produces the protein MVPTDTLSRIHLFRVLSPRTHRCIAERAQLVEYPAGADLYRQGDPPTGLFAILSGRVKLYRQSKDKCQILALPMPGDCLGAKSLSTAMPSPYSATTLVPAATIQLAPDVLQSLLDEHADLQDVFLQLITGRLKQFVTLVHDLAFRDVASRLAIVLTILADAEGRPMMTGSSLTVCSPSRNSPRWWEQHAKSFIVSSESSKMMA
- the nosZ gene encoding Sec-dependent nitrous-oxide reductase — its product is MANLRISSKLLLIGSLIAVLALVAVAVAPDAVSSAQGSGLDWQTIAEQRGLTEADMRAAAMTYTPSGVLDEYVMFASAGQGGQVLAIGMPSMRLLRLISVFAPEPWQGYGYGAGNEILEQGYIDGQEILWGDTHHPALSETNGEYDGQWLFIGDKANGRVAVIDLRDFETKQIVHNPAFMNDHGGTFVTPNTEYIVEGGQYGLPLGGEYAPIEDYQTAYSGMITFWKFDRDAGRIDFSQSFAMELPPYWQDLCDSGKAVSEGWVFCNSFNAEMATGGIEKGNPPFEAGVSRGAVDYLHMINLDAAEAVFQAGGSVDVNGFQVIPLETAIENDLLYLAPEPRSPHGADVTPKGDFITIGGKLDPHVSVYSFQKIQDAIAAGPAETDVFGVPVLALESVLEAQVELGLGPLHTVYDDQGYAYTSLFLDSAVARWSIGAEGYRPQDGWTLINKTPVQYNVGHLAAAEGDTTTPDGRFLVALNKWSVDRFLSTGPLLPQNLQLIDISQPGDQTQILYDMPITGAEPHYAQIIRADKLHAWEVYPEVGWNPVTQSVDPNAVTQGTEGVTRDGKNVTVRMTAVRSHMTPEHIEIEAGDHVTWTITNVERARDATHGFAIPFYNINLSIEPGESITFEFDANRAGVFSFYCTEFCSALHLEMMGYMMVKP
- a CDS encoding right-handed parallel beta-helix repeat-containing protein, with the translated sequence MDFAENNIIQGKQLEDSMRGDGIRVWYSNDVQLAGNEISFARDILIWYADNITIRDNYIHHNRYGLHFMYNENAVVEDNIIEHNAVGAT
- a CDS encoding ATP-binding cassette domain-containing protein is translated as MMITAKDLTKRYGKVAALNNVSFTIEAGESVALWGANGAGKTTTLRCLPWCSGFEGELSRQWHRRRP